One window from the genome of Mucilaginibacter ginsenosidivorans encodes:
- the yiaK gene encoding 3-dehydro-L-gulonate 2-dehydrogenase, translating to MLIPFPTLKSEFKRILLALAFDHDKADQIAQIFAENSRDGVHTHGLNRFPTFVQYVKDGYVIPDAGPVKEGGFGSLEHWNGNLGPGMLNARICMDRAIVLAGENGIGCVAIKNTNHWMRGGTYGWHAADAGMIGICFTNTIANMPPWGGIDPRLGNNPLIIAVPRKGGHVVLDMAISQYSIGKLNFYKSKGEQLPLPGGYDAEGTLSTDPAAILESGRVLPVGFWKGSGLSLVLDLLATVLSQGRSTAAITHSGPESGVSQVFIAIRPTGSQTESLIEEIIAYSKSSRPGKEGGTIFYPGENTLRTREKSLKEGVWVDEKVWEKVLTL from the coding sequence ATGCTGATACCATTCCCAACGCTCAAATCCGAATTCAAACGCATATTGCTTGCGCTTGCGTTCGATCACGATAAAGCCGATCAGATTGCGCAGATATTTGCCGAAAACAGTCGCGATGGGGTGCATACGCACGGCCTTAACCGCTTCCCAACTTTTGTTCAGTATGTGAAGGATGGGTATGTGATCCCAGATGCAGGGCCGGTAAAAGAAGGTGGCTTTGGCAGCCTGGAGCATTGGAACGGAAATTTGGGTCCCGGTATGCTGAATGCGCGCATTTGTATGGACCGGGCCATCGTCCTTGCCGGCGAAAACGGGATTGGCTGCGTCGCTATAAAAAACACTAACCACTGGATGCGCGGCGGCACTTACGGCTGGCACGCAGCGGATGCCGGGATGATCGGCATTTGTTTTACTAATACAATAGCCAATATGCCCCCCTGGGGCGGTATTGATCCGAGGCTTGGGAACAACCCGCTTATCATCGCTGTTCCCCGAAAAGGTGGCCACGTAGTTCTGGATATGGCCATATCACAGTACTCCATCGGTAAGCTGAATTTTTATAAATCAAAAGGCGAACAGCTCCCTCTACCGGGAGGTTATGATGCCGAAGGTACTCTTAGTACTGATCCTGCTGCTATTCTTGAATCAGGCCGGGTTTTACCTGTAGGTTTTTGGAAAGGATCGGGTCTTTCCCTGGTGCTCGATCTGTTGGCGACCGTGCTTAGCCAGGGGCGCTCAACCGCTGCAATAACCCATTCCGGACCAGAATCAGGTGTTTCGCAGGTTTTCATAGCGATCAGACCAACCGGCTCACAAACCGAAAGTCTTATTGAAGAAATAATAGCTTATTCCAAAAGCAGCCGCCCCGGGAAAGAAGGCGGCACTATTTTCTACCCTGGCGAAAACACTTTGAGAACCCGTGAAAAAAGTTTGAAAGAAGGTGTTTGGGTGGATGAAAAAGTTTGGGAAAAGGTATTAACTCTTTAA
- a CDS encoding rod shape-determining protein, producing the protein MGLFNFFTQEIAIDLGTANTLIIHNDKVVVDEPSIVAFDRTTNKVIAIGRQAMQMEGKTHENIRTVRPLKDGVIADFNAAEHMIRGMIKMINKGKGWFFPSLRMVICIPSGITEVEKRAVRDSAEIAGAKEVYLIHEPMAAAVGIGIDVEEPMGNMIIDIGGGTTEIAVIALSGIVCDQSIRVAGDNFDSDIVQYIRRQHNIMIGDRTAEKIKIEVGAALPEISDPPGDFAVQGRDLMTGVPKQIMVSYTEIAHCLDKSISKIEEAILKALEITPPELSADIYQTGIYLTGGGALLRGLDKRVAAKTKLPVHVAEDPLRAVVRGTGTALKNIGNFKFLMQ; encoded by the coding sequence ATGGGTTTATTTAATTTTTTCACGCAGGAAATTGCCATTGATCTTGGCACAGCGAATACCCTCATCATACATAACGACAAGGTAGTGGTTGACGAACCGTCCATTGTCGCTTTTGACCGCACGACGAATAAGGTGATAGCAATAGGGAGGCAGGCCATGCAGATGGAGGGCAAGACCCATGAGAACATACGTACCGTGCGTCCATTGAAAGACGGTGTTATAGCCGACTTTAACGCGGCCGAACACATGATACGCGGCATGATAAAAATGATCAACAAAGGCAAGGGCTGGTTCTTCCCGTCGCTGCGTATGGTGATCTGTATCCCATCAGGTATTACCGAGGTGGAGAAACGTGCCGTTCGCGACTCGGCCGAAATAGCCGGGGCAAAGGAAGTTTACCTGATACACGAACCAATGGCAGCCGCCGTAGGTATCGGCATCGACGTAGAGGAGCCTATGGGTAACATGATCATCGATATCGGTGGGGGTACTACCGAAATCGCGGTTATCGCTTTATCGGGTATCGTTTGCGACCAATCTATCCGTGTTGCGGGTGATAACTTCGACTCAGACATTGTACAATACATCCGTCGCCAGCACAACATTATGATTGGCGACCGTACTGCTGAAAAGATAAAAATTGAAGTGGGTGCGGCGCTGCCGGAAATTTCAGATCCTCCGGGCGACTTCGCCGTACAGGGTCGCGACCTGATGACCGGTGTGCCAAAACAGATCATGGTATCGTATACCGAGATTGCGCATTGCCTTGATAAGTCGATCTCCAAAATTGAAGAAGCTATCCTGAAGGCGTTAGAAATAACACCGCCGGAACTTTCGGCAGATATTTACCAGACCGGTATTTACTTAACAGGCGGCGGGGCGTTGCTTCGCGGCCTGGATAAACGGGTTGCGGCTAAAACCAAGCTGCCGGTTCACGTAGCCGAAGACCCGCTTCGCGCCGTTGTACGCGGTACGGGCACGGCGCTGAAAAATATCGGAAACTTTAAGTTTCTTATGCAATAA
- a CDS encoding TolB family protein, giving the protein MKVYPIIFPIFLLPILAHSTTNLTPILADTTAKAKPEVVMFAPGILPGTTNVVAAPAFSPDGRSVYLGQTEDRKSITIVASYFKNGAWTNPVVAPFSGTYANLEPAFAPNGKYLIFASSRPKTAGGSLLDGNWGGHAYPGHGGNLWRTNHNKKGWSEPERLPDIINQNGSVFSPAVAGDGSLYFMRADSGGYFTSTARN; this is encoded by the coding sequence ATGAAGGTTTACCCGATAATATTTCCCATTTTCCTGCTACCCATATTGGCGCATAGCACAACTAACCTTACGCCAATTTTAGCAGATACCACCGCGAAAGCAAAACCGGAGGTGGTTATGTTCGCGCCGGGAATACTCCCGGGCACAACGAATGTCGTTGCCGCGCCCGCTTTCTCGCCCGACGGGAGATCGGTCTATCTCGGGCAAACAGAGGACAGAAAGAGCATTACTATTGTAGCTTCTTATTTTAAAAACGGCGCCTGGACCAACCCGGTCGTCGCCCCTTTTTCCGGCACTTATGCAAACCTCGAACCAGCGTTTGCCCCTAATGGAAAATATTTGATCTTCGCCTCAAGTCGTCCAAAAACAGCCGGAGGGTCCTTGCTTGATGGAAACTGGGGCGGACACGCTTATCCCGGTCACGGCGGCAATTTATGGAGGACAAATCACAACAAAAAAGGATGGAGCGAGCCTGAGCGTTTACCCGACATCATTAATCAAAACGGTTCCGTATTTAGTCCGGCTGTTGCGGGCGACGGCAGCCTGTACTTTATGCGGGCCGATAGCGGCGGGTATTTCACATCTACCGCTCGCAATTGA
- the mrdA gene encoding penicillin-binding protein 2 — MNKFFGRRYIISGIFIVLILTLLGRLFYLQIIDDRYLLYAQGNVLRRIYVNPARGPILDRNGKILVQNQAFYDIMVTPSQVKPFDTAEFCKLLDIDTAEFNKRFAKAVKYSRNQQSVFDKQLTPEDFAAVQERLSEFPGFNFSPRYLRTYPDSTAAQFLGFIGEVHDNDIKKSGGYYHPGDFIGVTGVERSYEKVLRGKRGVQNLMYDSHNRAKGIYAGGAYDTAAVAGERLTSSLDIRIQKLGEQLMENKVGSIVAIEPSTGEILCYVSSPTYDPNLMVGHDRGNNAAELYKDPYKPFFIRPIQAAYPPGSSFKPIDALIAEQEGLITPQTTYFCPGYYVSGNRHIKCYHSEAHGTVNLARAVAESCNGYFFMVFEKLVNRYGWKNTDSTFNIWRNNVSKFGLGGRLDLDMPSEARGNLPKASYYDKIYRKGGWRSSTVISLGIGQGELLATPLQLANIECTIANHGFYYRPHLIKGIGDKNIIKAEYTQKNYVGIDSQYFEPVIDGMQAVVENGTAAASKIPGIVMCGKTGTADNSHGEAHSVFVAFAPRDNPKIAIAVIVENSGQGASWAAPIASFIVEKYLRDSISTRPSGLTPQYFMDANRLPDLSTYEQKLKSKPVPKDTLNKLGIDTSDRKRTIKDTLPGKEKKGSRPHAVAALPKKEEDEH; from the coding sequence ATGAACAAGTTTTTCGGGCGGCGATACATCATTTCCGGGATTTTTATTGTACTGATACTCACACTGCTCGGCCGCCTGTTTTACCTCCAGATCATCGACGACCGGTACTTGCTGTACGCCCAGGGCAACGTTTTGCGCCGCATTTACGTGAACCCTGCGCGTGGCCCGATACTTGACCGTAACGGTAAGATACTGGTGCAGAACCAGGCCTTTTACGATATTATGGTAACGCCCAGCCAGGTAAAGCCATTTGATACAGCCGAATTTTGCAAGCTGCTTGACATTGACACGGCCGAGTTCAACAAACGATTTGCCAAAGCTGTAAAATACTCGCGCAACCAGCAGTCGGTATTTGATAAACAGCTAACACCTGAAGATTTTGCCGCTGTCCAGGAAAGGCTTTCAGAGTTTCCCGGATTTAACTTTTCGCCCCGCTATTTGCGTACTTATCCCGACTCTACAGCGGCGCAGTTCCTGGGTTTCATCGGTGAGGTACACGATAACGACATAAAAAAATCGGGCGGATACTATCATCCCGGCGACTTTATTGGCGTTACCGGAGTGGAGCGCTCGTACGAAAAGGTGCTGCGTGGAAAACGCGGTGTGCAAAACCTGATGTACGATTCACATAACCGGGCAAAAGGTATCTACGCCGGCGGCGCTTATGATACGGCGGCAGTTGCAGGTGAGCGCCTGACATCGTCGCTGGACATACGAATACAGAAGCTGGGCGAGCAGCTGATGGAAAACAAGGTGGGCAGTATTGTGGCAATCGAACCCTCGACGGGCGAGATATTATGCTATGTAAGCAGCCCCACCTATGACCCTAACCTGATGGTGGGGCACGACCGGGGTAACAATGCAGCCGAACTTTATAAAGACCCTTACAAGCCATTTTTTATCCGCCCGATACAGGCGGCTTATCCCCCGGGTTCGTCGTTTAAGCCTATAGATGCCCTGATTGCAGAACAGGAGGGGCTGATAACACCTCAAACTACATATTTTTGCCCAGGATATTATGTATCGGGTAACCGGCATATCAAATGTTATCATAGCGAAGCACATGGAACCGTGAATCTGGCTAGAGCCGTAGCCGAATCATGCAACGGTTATTTTTTTATGGTGTTTGAAAAACTGGTAAACCGCTATGGCTGGAAAAACACAGATTCTACTTTCAATATTTGGAGGAATAATGTAAGCAAGTTTGGGCTTGGGGGGAGGCTGGACCTGGATATGCCCAGCGAAGCGAGAGGAAATTTGCCAAAAGCATCCTATTATGACAAAATATACCGTAAAGGCGGGTGGCGGTCTAGTACGGTTATCTCATTGGGAATAGGACAGGGTGAATTATTGGCGACACCGTTACAACTGGCCAATATTGAGTGTACGATTGCAAATCATGGATTTTACTATCGGCCGCACCTGATTAAAGGCATTGGCGACAAAAACATTATAAAGGCCGAATACACGCAAAAAAATTATGTAGGGATCGATTCACAATATTTTGAGCCGGTTATTGATGGCATGCAAGCTGTAGTTGAGAACGGCACAGCAGCCGCATCGAAAATACCGGGTATTGTTATGTGTGGCAAAACGGGTACGGCGGATAATAGTCACGGCGAGGCCCACTCGGTTTTTGTCGCATTTGCGCCGCGCGACAATCCCAAAATCGCGATAGCAGTTATCGTTGAGAACTCGGGTCAGGGTGCCAGCTGGGCGGCGCCGATCGCCAGCTTTATCGTCGAAAAATACTTGAGGGACAGTATTTCCACACGACCTTCGGGTCTTACCCCACAGTATTTTATGGATGCAAACCGTCTGCCGGATTTGAGTACTTATGAACAAAAGCTCAAATCAAAGCCAGTGCCCAAGGATACCCTGAATAAGTTGGGAATCGATACATCAGACAGGAAAAGAACGATAAAAGATACGTTGCCCGGGAAGGAGAAAAAAGGGTCGCGGCCGCATGCTGTTGCAGCACTGCCAAAAAAGGAGGAAGATGAACACTAA
- a CDS encoding rod shape-determining protein MreD encodes MSRTIFINLVRFIVLVFLQVFLLKNVTLYNLSTPYLYILFILLLPFETPNILLFALSFIIGITIDAFYDTPGLHAASCVLLAFVRILFISITVQKDGFDNEPEPTLSNMGIRWFFTYALILTLFHHFFLFNLEVFRLSEIPYTLSRFVLSSIFTVFLMLLTGFLFFRRKERK; translated from the coding sequence ATGAGTAGAACGATCTTCATTAACCTTGTAAGGTTCATTGTGCTGGTTTTTCTGCAGGTTTTCCTGCTGAAGAATGTTACCCTATACAACCTTTCGACGCCCTACCTGTACATCCTGTTCATTTTGCTGCTGCCGTTTGAGACACCGAATATTTTACTGTTCGCGCTTTCGTTCATTATCGGCATCACTATCGATGCCTTTTACGATACACCCGGCCTGCATGCGGCATCGTGCGTGCTGTTGGCATTTGTACGGATATTATTTATCAGCATTACCGTTCAGAAGGACGGTTTTGACAACGAGCCCGAACCAACGCTGAGCAACATGGGTATCCGCTGGTTTTTTACATACGCTTTGATATTAACCTTATTTCATCACTTTTTCCTTTTCAACCTCGAAGTTTTTCGCCTTTCAGAAATACCTTACACACTTAGCCGGTTTGTTTTGAGTTCGATATTTACCGTATTTTTGATGCTGTTAACGGGGTTTTTATTTTTCAGAAGGAAAGAGCGTAAATGA
- a CDS encoding NAD(P)-dependent alcohol dehydrogenase, with product MIPAKGYAAPGAKIPLEPFKFERRDVGPHDVQIEILFSGVCHSDIHQARDEWGGAIFPMVPGHEIVGRVVKVGDQVTQFKTGDIAGVGVFVDSCRHCPSCVAGLEQYCDESPVFTYSSIDKDGNVTYGGYSNQIVVDEKYTLRVSEKLPLAGVAPLLCAGITTWSPIQTWQMGKGHKVGVVGLGGLGHMAVKFAVSKGAEVTVLSTSPSKKADAEKLGAHHFVVTKDPNQMAATARSLDFIINTVSAQHEYDDYLQLLKLDGTMVLVGIPPEAPVVSAVNLISKRRRLAGSMIGGIKETQEMLDYCAEHNIVSEVEVISMDYINEAFERVIKGDVRYRFVIDMASL from the coding sequence ATGATACCAGCAAAAGGCTACGCCGCACCCGGTGCGAAAATTCCTTTAGAGCCGTTTAAGTTCGAGCGCCGCGACGTTGGTCCGCACGACGTACAGATAGAAATATTATTCAGCGGCGTTTGCCACTCCGATATTCACCAGGCCCGCGACGAATGGGGCGGCGCCATATTCCCGATGGTGCCCGGTCACGAGATAGTAGGCAGGGTGGTTAAGGTGGGCGACCAGGTTACGCAGTTTAAAACCGGCGACATTGCGGGCGTCGGGGTTTTTGTCGACTCGTGCCGTCATTGTCCAAGCTGCGTTGCCGGGCTGGAACAATATTGCGATGAGAGTCCGGTTTTTACCTATAGCAGCATCGATAAGGACGGCAACGTAACTTACGGCGGTTATTCGAACCAGATCGTAGTCGACGAAAAATACACCCTGCGCGTCTCTGAAAAATTACCCCTTGCCGGCGTGGCGCCCCTGCTTTGTGCGGGCATTACCACGTGGTCGCCTATTCAAACATGGCAAATGGGCAAGGGACACAAAGTTGGTGTGGTTGGTTTAGGTGGCCTCGGGCACATGGCGGTGAAATTCGCTGTTTCAAAGGGCGCCGAAGTAACAGTACTAAGTACATCTCCGTCAAAAAAAGCCGATGCGGAAAAATTAGGCGCGCATCACTTCGTTGTAACCAAAGACCCCAACCAAATGGCCGCTACGGCCCGCTCGCTCGATTTTATCATCAATACGGTTTCGGCCCAGCATGAATATGACGATTACCTGCAACTGCTTAAACTGGATGGCACTATGGTATTGGTGGGCATCCCGCCCGAAGCGCCCGTGGTTTCAGCTGTTAACCTGATTTCCAAACGCAGGCGGCTGGCCGGTTCCATGATCGGCGGCATAAAAGAAACCCAGGAAATGCTGGACTATTGCGCTGAACACAACATTGTTTCCGAAGTGGAAGTGATCAGTATGGATTATATTAACGAAGCGTTTGAGCGCGTGATAAAAGGCGATGTGCGTTATCGCTTTGTGATCGATATGGCTTCTTTGTAG
- a CDS encoding lipocalin family protein, whose amino-acid sequence MRNKLLLLFLSGALFVGFISNSCKKTPDYLPTLITAGPWQLASTQVDHLVGDTLKSTDTLYADCSQTQVFTFNADGTCTFTNFSCKEQKTTGHWSFSADKLSLNCDMVCDSAGKSIKPFEVAQIRNLGQYSLVLRTGNLQAYYPPNAARIIRRYGFVRVKTQ is encoded by the coding sequence ATGAGAAATAAACTGCTGCTGTTGTTTTTGTCCGGAGCCCTGTTCGTCGGGTTTATCTCTAATTCGTGCAAAAAAACGCCTGATTATTTGCCCACGCTGATAACAGCGGGCCCGTGGCAGCTGGCTTCGACCCAGGTTGACCATTTGGTTGGCGATACGCTTAAATCGACCGATACTTTATATGCGGATTGCTCGCAGACACAAGTATTTACTTTCAATGCTGATGGCACCTGTACCTTTACCAATTTTTCCTGTAAAGAGCAAAAAACCACCGGCCATTGGTCTTTTTCAGCAGACAAGCTTAGCCTCAATTGCGATATGGTTTGCGACTCTGCAGGTAAATCAATAAAACCATTTGAAGTTGCGCAGATACGTAATCTCGGCCAATATTCATTGGTATTGCGAACGGGTAACCTACAGGCGTATTATCCGCCTAATGCCGCAAGGATAATCAGGCGCTATGGTTTTGTTCGGGTAAAAACACAATAA
- the purN gene encoding phosphoribosylglycinamide formyltransferase: protein MKKRIAIFASGSGSNAQKIMEHFKRSSEAEVVLILTNNPQAYVLQRADNFEIPSHIFSRHEFYETDGIIRLLKNLQVDLIVLAGFLWLVPANLLKAFPNKIINLHPALLPKYGGKGMYGDHVHKAVLEAKEEESGITIHFVNEKFDEGEILHQSRFKIEPGDNLEMIKFKGQQLEHQHFPRVIESLLKKMKS, encoded by the coding sequence ATGAAAAAAAGGATTGCGATTTTTGCTTCTGGTTCCGGTTCAAATGCTCAAAAAATAATGGAGCATTTTAAGCGCAGTTCAGAAGCAGAAGTTGTTTTGATACTGACAAACAATCCCCAGGCCTACGTTTTACAGCGCGCCGACAACTTCGAGATACCTTCACATATTTTTTCGCGGCACGAGTTTTATGAGACTGACGGAATCATTCGCCTGCTCAAAAATCTGCAGGTCGACCTGATCGTGCTGGCGGGTTTTTTATGGCTGGTGCCTGCAAACCTGCTTAAAGCGTTCCCTAACAAAATTATCAACCTGCACCCGGCCCTCTTACCCAAGTACGGCGGCAAAGGCATGTACGGCGACCATGTACACAAAGCTGTGCTGGAAGCTAAAGAAGAGGAATCGGGCATTACCATCCACTTTGTCAATGAGAAATTTGATGAGGGCGAGATACTGCACCAATCCCGCTTTAAGATCGAACCAGGCGATAACCTGGAAATGATCAAGTTCAAAGGCCAGCAACTAGAGCACCAGCACTTTCCAAGAGTGATAGAGAGTTTGCTAAAGAAGATGAAGAGCTGA
- the purH gene encoding bifunctional phosphoribosylaminoimidazolecarboxamide formyltransferase/IMP cyclohydrolase has protein sequence MSQPVQIKNALISVYYKDNLEPIIHELHRLGVKIYSTGGTETFIRSLGAEVIAVEDLTSYPSILGGRVKTLHPKVFGGILGRRNFDSDEQQMEQYEIPEIDLVIVDLYPFEETVKSGAGQDDVIEKIDIGGISLIRAAAKNFKDVVIVASKDHYTELAEILKTQNGETGIEQRKSFAQRAFNITSHYDTAIFEYFSQGEQLPVFKQSIQQSSVLRYGENPHQKGVFYGNLDAMFTKLNGKELSYNNLVDVDAAVALIDEFTEPTIAILKHTNACGIASRSFIKEAWIDALACDPVSAFGGVIISNEEIDAETAAEINKLFFEVLIAPAYTDEAVQIFKGKKNRIILVRQPVELPVKQFKTLLNGVIEQDKDMTVEGPDQMRTVTDKQPTEHELKDLYFANKVVKHTKSNTIVFAKNAQLMASGVGQTSRVDSLKQAVIKAESFGFDLKGAVMASDAFFPFSDCVELAAEAGITAVLQPGGSVKDQDSIDMANQKGIAMVMTGVRHFKH, from the coding sequence ATGAGTCAGCCCGTGCAAATAAAGAATGCCTTAATTTCAGTCTATTACAAAGACAATCTTGAACCGATCATCCACGAATTACACCGCCTCGGGGTGAAGATATATTCGACCGGCGGAACGGAAACCTTTATCCGCAGCTTGGGTGCCGAGGTGATAGCGGTGGAGGACCTGACATCATACCCTTCTATACTCGGCGGACGTGTGAAAACCCTCCACCCAAAGGTGTTTGGCGGTATACTCGGCCGCAGGAATTTTGATAGCGACGAACAGCAGATGGAGCAGTACGAGATACCGGAGATTGACCTGGTGATCGTAGATCTTTATCCTTTTGAAGAAACGGTTAAGTCGGGCGCCGGCCAGGATGATGTGATCGAAAAGATAGACATTGGCGGCATATCCCTTATCCGCGCAGCGGCAAAGAATTTTAAAGACGTCGTTATCGTTGCATCGAAAGATCATTATACCGAACTGGCTGAAATTTTGAAAACGCAGAATGGCGAAACAGGTATAGAACAGCGCAAATCCTTCGCGCAGCGGGCGTTTAACATTACATCGCATTACGATACGGCGATATTCGAATACTTTAGCCAGGGCGAGCAATTGCCGGTTTTTAAACAAAGCATACAGCAAAGTTCGGTTTTGCGTTATGGCGAGAATCCGCACCAAAAGGGTGTTTTCTATGGCAACCTGGATGCGATGTTCACTAAACTAAACGGCAAGGAACTTTCTTATAATAACCTGGTGGATGTTGATGCAGCGGTAGCACTAATAGACGAATTTACCGAGCCGACCATCGCTATTTTAAAGCATACCAACGCCTGCGGCATCGCAAGCCGCTCGTTTATTAAAGAAGCCTGGATAGACGCTTTGGCCTGTGACCCGGTATCGGCTTTTGGTGGGGTGATTATATCTAACGAAGAGATCGATGCGGAGACCGCGGCCGAGATCAATAAGTTGTTTTTCGAGGTGCTGATAGCACCCGCTTATACCGACGAAGCGGTGCAGATATTCAAGGGAAAGAAGAACCGGATCATCCTGGTCCGTCAGCCTGTTGAATTACCTGTAAAGCAATTTAAAACACTTTTGAACGGGGTGATAGAGCAGGATAAAGACATGACCGTTGAAGGGCCTGACCAGATGCGGACGGTGACCGACAAACAACCGACGGAACATGAGTTAAAGGACCTCTACTTTGCCAATAAAGTGGTAAAACATACCAAATCAAATACAATAGTTTTCGCAAAAAATGCCCAACTGATGGCCAGCGGCGTTGGCCAAACCTCAAGGGTCGACTCGTTGAAACAGGCTGTGATTAAGGCAGAAAGCTTCGGCTTCGACCTAAAAGGCGCTGTAATGGCATCCGATGCGTTCTTCCCGTTCAGCGATTGTGTTGAGCTGGCCGCCGAAGCAGGTATCACCGCTGTGCTGCAACCTGGCGGTTCGGTGAAGGACCAGGACTCCATCGACATGGCTAATCAAAAAGGTATCGCCATGGTAATGACCGGGGTACGCCATTTTAAGCATTAA
- a CDS encoding RluA family pseudouridine synthase — protein sequence MCARVNIKYVDRDITDNDILYEDNHLIAINKRAGDIVQVDETNDEPLDEKVKKYIAQKYKKPNGAFLGVVHRLDRPVSGVILFAKTSKALDRINLLFKNREMQKTYYAVVRKRPEPPEGNLVHWLLKNPQKNVTRAYDQMVPDGQRSELNYRLAGELEGYYLIEVNPITGRPHQIRVQLSTLGCPIVGDNKYGYPRGSLRKSICLHARRLRFIHPIKKEPVEIVAPLPKDGFWEKFEGMVD from the coding sequence ATGTGCGCAAGAGTTAATATAAAGTACGTCGACCGTGATATTACAGACAACGATATCCTGTATGAGGATAATCACCTGATTGCGATCAATAAAAGAGCGGGGGATATTGTACAGGTGGATGAAACCAACGACGAGCCGCTGGATGAAAAGGTAAAGAAATATATCGCCCAAAAATATAAAAAGCCCAATGGCGCTTTCCTTGGCGTGGTGCACCGGCTGGACAGGCCGGTAAGCGGTGTTATCCTTTTCGCCAAAACCAGCAAGGCGCTCGACCGGATAAACCTGCTTTTTAAAAACCGGGAGATGCAAAAAACGTATTACGCAGTTGTCCGCAAACGCCCCGAGCCGCCTGAAGGTAACCTGGTGCACTGGCTGCTAAAAAATCCGCAGAAAAACGTTACCCGTGCCTACGACCAAATGGTACCCGACGGGCAGCGGTCGGAATTGAATTACCGCCTGGCAGGCGAACTGGAAGGGTATTATTTGATAGAAGTAAATCCCATAACCGGGCGGCCGCACCAGATAAGGGTACAGCTTTCAACTTTGGGCTGCCCCATTGTCGGCGATAATAAATACGGCTACCCGCGCGGTAGTCTGCGAAAAAGCATTTGCCTGCACGCGCGCAGGCTGCGCTTTATCCACCCGATAAAAAAAGAGCCGGTAGAAATTGTTGCCCCTTTGCCAAAGGATGGTTTTTGGGAAAAGTTTGAGGGGATGGTGGACTAG
- the mreC gene encoding rod shape-determining protein MreC, which yields MRNLLIFITKYNAFFLFLIFEIISLVIYIKYNSFQKATFINSTSQVTGALYTQVNGVQDYLSLKEVNDSLARENARLRTQLKTAFYTDTVAKHKVDDTVFKQQYTYIEAKVINNSTNRSNNYLTINRGSRQGVAKGMGVICSSGLVGKVVFVGEHLSVVQSMLHKDSRFSAMLAKDKEIGYVEWSDDMDPHKGILKDVSNNAQPKIGEAVLTSQYSLFPAGIMIGKVTNLHSRAGGYTLNMELALSVDYSRLHYVNVVVNKYAEEQAGLEAQEKKDE from the coding sequence ATGCGTAACCTCCTGATTTTTATCACCAAGTACAACGCATTCTTTTTATTCCTCATTTTCGAGATCATCTCGCTTGTCATTTATATCAAATACAATTCGTTTCAAAAGGCCACTTTTATCAATTCTACGTCGCAGGTAACGGGCGCTTTATATACCCAGGTTAACGGCGTTCAGGACTACCTGTCGCTGAAGGAAGTAAACGACAGCCTTGCCCGCGAGAATGCCCGGCTCCGTACCCAGCTTAAAACTGCATTTTATACCGACACGGTTGCAAAGCATAAGGTGGACGACACTGTTTTTAAACAGCAGTACACCTATATCGAGGCTAAAGTGATCAATAACTCTACCAACCGGAGCAACAATTACCTCACAATCAACCGGGGAAGCCGCCAGGGCGTGGCTAAAGGCATGGGAGTTATATGCAGCTCGGGTCTGGTAGGCAAGGTTGTTTTTGTGGGCGAACACCTGTCGGTAGTACAATCGATGCTGCATAAGGACTCGCGCTTCAGCGCCATGCTGGCGAAGGATAAAGAGATCGGGTATGTGGAATGGAGCGACGACATGGACCCCCACAAAGGCATTCTGAAAGACGTGTCCAACAACGCTCAACCAAAAATAGGCGAAGCAGTATTAACATCTCAATATTCGCTGTTCCCGGCAGGTATCATGATCGGAAAAGTCACCAACCTGCATAGCAGGGCTGGCGGGTACACCCTCAATATGGAATTAGCGCTTTCGGTTGATTACAGCCGGCTGCATTATGTAAACGTGGTGGTAAATAAATACGCAGAAGAACAAGCGGGACTGGAGGCGCAGGAAAAGAAAGATGAGTAG